One window from the genome of Chloroflexaceae bacterium encodes:
- a CDS encoding response regulator transcription factor has product MPTILLVEDEVTFAETLRYNLEREGYTVIQALDGVEGLDLARRHNPDLIVLDIMLPRLDGFSVCRILRQESDVPVIMLTARQDEVDRIAGLELGADDYITKPFSLGEFLARLRAILRRSEAHPRITGREVLIAGGIKVDTSSRRAWRDGVELSLAQKEFDLLTCLIRNRGIALTRDLLLERVWGTEFAGDSRTVDVHIRWLREKIEQDPARPRYIQTVRGVGYRFDSVDEPA; this is encoded by the coding sequence ATGCCCACCATCCTGCTGGTTGAGGACGAGGTGACCTTCGCCGAGACCCTGCGCTACAACCTTGAACGCGAAGGCTACACGGTTATTCAGGCACTCGATGGCGTCGAAGGGTTGGACCTGGCGCGCCGGCACAACCCCGATCTGATTGTCCTGGATATTATGCTTCCACGCCTCGATGGCTTCTCAGTGTGCCGCATTCTGCGCCAGGAGAGCGACGTTCCCGTCATCATGCTCACGGCGCGGCAGGACGAAGTTGACCGCATTGCCGGTCTGGAGCTGGGCGCCGACGATTATATTACCAAGCCCTTCAGTCTGGGAGAGTTCCTGGCGCGCCTGCGGGCCATCCTGCGCCGCAGCGAAGCCCACCCGCGCATCACCGGTCGCGAAGTGCTGATCGCCGGGGGCATCAAGGTGGATACCAGCAGCCGGCGGGCATGGCGCGACGGAGTCGAACTGAGCCTGGCGCAGAAGGAGTTCGACCTGCTGACCTGCCTCATCCGCAACCGCGGCATCGCTCTGACGCGCGACCTGCTGCTCGAACGGGTCTGGGGCACCGAGTTCGCTGGCGACAGCCGCACAGTTGATGTCCACATCCGCTGGCTCCGCGAGAAGATTGAACAGGACCCAGCGCGACCGCGGTACATCCAGACTGTTCGTGGCGTTGGATATCGCTTCGACTCAGTAGACGAACCGGCGTGA
- the pstB gene encoding phosphate ABC transporter ATP-binding protein PstB produces MSETRTRSLPLASGFAATAAARARTREKVGKAKIEAVNFNFYYGTFKALDQINLAIPEGEVTALIGPSGCGKSTLLRAINRMHDKTPGARAEGLLTIDGESIYGKDVDPILLRRRVGMVFQRPNPFAKSIFDNVAYGLRVLGERNNQRIKERVEWALRRAALWDEVKDRLNATGTSLSGGQQQRLCIARTIAVEPEVVLMDEPCSALDPISTLKIEELIADLRGSFTIVIVTHNMQQAARVSDYTAFMLMDPKTRAGQMVEFGLTAQLFTNPSDPRTEAYLSGRFG; encoded by the coding sequence ATGAGTGAGACGCGGACCAGGTCGTTACCTCTGGCGAGCGGTTTTGCCGCTACCGCAGCGGCTCGCGCACGGACCCGCGAGAAGGTCGGCAAAGCCAAAATCGAGGCCGTCAACTTCAATTTTTACTATGGGACGTTCAAGGCCCTTGACCAGATTAACCTGGCCATTCCTGAGGGCGAGGTTACCGCATTGATCGGCCCGTCGGGATGTGGCAAATCAACCTTGCTGCGGGCAATCAACCGCATGCACGACAAGACGCCAGGCGCTCGTGCGGAGGGGTTGCTTACCATTGATGGCGAGTCTATTTACGGCAAGGATGTTGACCCCATCCTGCTGCGGCGGCGCGTGGGCATGGTCTTCCAACGACCGAACCCCTTTGCCAAGTCGATTTTCGACAACGTCGCCTACGGGTTGCGCGTGCTCGGCGAGCGCAATAACCAGCGGATCAAGGAACGGGTCGAGTGGGCGCTGCGGCGCGCCGCCCTCTGGGACGAGGTGAAGGATCGCCTGAACGCGACGGGCACTTCGCTCTCCGGCGGCCAGCAGCAACGCCTGTGCATCGCCCGCACCATCGCCGTCGAACCGGAGGTGGTGCTGATGGACGAACCCTGCTCGGCGCTCGATCCGATCTCGACCCTGAAAATCGAGGAATTGATCGCCGATCTGCGGGGCAGTTTTACGATAGTCATCGTCACTCACAACATGCAGCAGGCAGCGCGGGTCTCCGACTACACCGCGTTTATGCTGATGGATCCCAAAACGCGCGCGGGGCAGATGGTGGAGTTTGGTCTCACTGCGCAACTGTTCACCAATCCGAGCGACCCGCGCACCGAGGCCTACCTGAGCGGGCGCTTCGGGTAA
- the pstA gene encoding phosphate ABC transporter permease PstA — translation MSVNIQTNMLTYRRRSWVDKVLRGCTIVATAIAIVPLVLIIAYVLLLGGAALNWDFFTDTYRPPVPAGVDPRTGLPIEGMGEDATAQVQARGGVLHGIVGTLMVTITALLFSLPIGILAGIFLAEYPDTPFNTFIRFCCDVLSGAPSIVIGVVGFTMIVRPSETYSGIAGSIALTFLMVPTIARTTEEILKLVPNAVREAAMAMGAPMWYTTLTVVVPTALTGIVTGALLAFARGAGETAPLLLTIQGNSNLSFNMFAAMAALPILTYKYIESPFPAENQLAWGTAFVLTMLVLGVNLLVRITTARIKR, via the coding sequence ATGAGTGTTAATATCCAGACCAACATGCTGACGTACCGGCGGCGCAGCTGGGTTGATAAGGTCCTGCGCGGATGTACGATTGTCGCGACGGCAATCGCCATCGTGCCTCTGGTGCTGATTATCGCCTACGTGCTGCTTTTGGGCGGCGCGGCCCTGAACTGGGACTTCTTTACCGACACCTACCGTCCGCCGGTGCCCGCCGGCGTTGACCCGCGCACCGGGTTGCCCATCGAGGGGATGGGAGAAGACGCCACTGCTCAGGTGCAGGCGCGCGGGGGCGTGCTGCACGGCATCGTCGGCACCTTGATGGTAACAATCACCGCGCTGCTGTTTTCCCTGCCAATCGGCATTCTGGCCGGCATTTTCTTAGCCGAGTACCCCGACACTCCCTTCAATACCTTTATCCGCTTCTGTTGCGACGTGCTCAGCGGCGCGCCGTCGATTGTCATCGGGGTGGTTGGATTTACCATGATCGTCCGACCGTCCGAAACCTACTCAGGCATTGCCGGTTCGATCGCCCTCACCTTTCTAATGGTGCCGACCATCGCCCGCACGACTGAGGAGATCCTTAAACTCGTGCCCAACGCCGTGCGCGAAGCGGCAATGGCTATGGGCGCGCCCATGTGGTACACTACGCTTACCGTGGTGGTACCCACCGCCCTGACAGGGATCGTCACCGGCGCGCTGCTGGCCTTCGCCCGCGGCGCCGGCGAGACCGCTCCGCTCCTGCTGACCATTCAGGGCAACAGCAATCTCAGCTTCAACATGTTCGCCGCCATGGCCGCGTTGCCTATTCTGACCTACAAGTACATCGAGTCGCCCTTCCCCGCTGAAAACCAGCTTGCCTGGGGCACGGCCTTCGTCCTGACGATGCTGGTGCTCGGGGTGAACCTGCTGGTACGTATCACCACCGCGCGTATTAAGAGGTGA
- the pstS gene encoding phosphate ABC transporter substrate-binding protein PstS translates to MTRTMIVRVFAIVLAVATLLTLASPALAQSWSPRPVQASLKGSGATFPAPLYAAWIDTYKQVNPSVSISYQPVGSGQGIRDFIAYLTDFGGTDAAIAAQRVQTEAPDALHIPMVIGAVVPTYNIPGITELRFNPEILAGIYLGAIRNWNDPRIAAANPNVRLPNLPITVVYRSDSSGTTAIWTDYLSKISTDWRSRVGAGTTVRWPVGVGAPGNAGVASTVKNTRGAIGYVEQVFATANRLPLPPVQNASGNFVAASLEATSAAADGVPIPANLVASITNSPNPNAYPIAGFTYILVRQNTYKDVPKAQALTDFLYWCLTEGTGAANRLGYAPLPASLRVRAIEALRSITVDGQRVFDGPAR, encoded by the coding sequence ATGACACGGACCATGATCGTTCGGGTGTTCGCAATCGTGCTTGCCGTCGCAACTCTGCTCACTCTGGCGAGTCCGGCCCTGGCCCAGAGCTGGAGTCCTCGACCGGTCCAGGCCTCCTTGAAAGGATCTGGCGCTACATTCCCTGCTCCACTCTATGCCGCCTGGATCGATACCTATAAGCAAGTTAATCCGAGCGTCTCTATCAGCTACCAGCCGGTAGGCTCGGGCCAGGGCATTCGCGACTTCATCGCCTACCTGACGGATTTCGGCGGCACCGATGCGGCTATCGCCGCCCAGCGCGTGCAGACCGAGGCGCCTGACGCCCTGCATATCCCCATGGTGATCGGCGCTGTGGTTCCCACCTACAACATTCCCGGCATCACCGAACTGCGCTTCAACCCGGAGATCCTGGCAGGCATCTACCTGGGCGCCATCCGCAACTGGAACGACCCGCGCATCGCTGCCGCGAACCCCAACGTGCGCCTGCCGAACCTGCCGATTACGGTGGTCTACCGCTCGGACAGCTCCGGCACCACGGCTATCTGGACTGACTACCTGAGCAAGATCAGCACCGACTGGCGCAGCCGGGTCGGAGCGGGCACGACGGTGCGCTGGCCGGTGGGTGTGGGTGCGCCGGGCAACGCCGGCGTGGCCAGCACGGTGAAGAACACCCGCGGTGCGATCGGTTACGTGGAGCAGGTCTTCGCCACCGCCAACCGCCTGCCCCTGCCGCCGGTGCAGAACGCTTCGGGCAACTTTGTCGCCGCGTCGCTGGAGGCCACCTCGGCCGCGGCGGATGGCGTGCCGATCCCGGCCAACCTGGTGGCCTCGATCACCAACTCGCCCAACCCCAACGCCTACCCGATCGCCGGCTTCACCTACATCCTGGTGCGCCAGAACACCTACAAGGACGTTCCCAAGGCGCAGGCGCTCACCGACTTCCTCTACTGGTGTCTGACGGAAGGCACCGGCGCAGCTAACCGCCTCGGCTATGCGCCGCTGCCGGCCTCGCTGCGCGTGCGGGCGATCGAGGCGCTCCGGAGCATTACGGTTGATGGCCAGCGCGTCTTCGATGGCCCGGCGCGCTGA
- the pstC gene encoding phosphate ABC transporter permease subunit PstC, with protein MADAKAVPRITASSRWARQTRHGDVFFWLLTLFFALVIIGLVVVVGVVTYNGSAEARAAYGWSFLWGTDWNPIETDLYPVSFGAWPAIRGTLISSLIALILAAPTGVAIGIFLSELCPLRLRQPLGFMVELLAAIPSVIYGLWGVAVFANWFNDWVANPIANTAGQFVPWLAGPIAVSRGLAITGTVLAIMILPTVSAITRDVLQAVPNHQREAMFSLGATRWEVIWGAVVPYARAGIVGGIMLGLGRALGETMAATMLVGNSTRIEPSIFMPATTAAALIASELPNSVSLIHESSLIALALALFGITLLLNAIARYLVWQTARGPAGEKA; from the coding sequence ATGGCAGATGCAAAAGCCGTACCGCGCATCACCGCGAGCAGCCGCTGGGCGCGACAGACCAGACATGGCGATGTATTTTTCTGGTTGTTGACCCTCTTCTTCGCCCTGGTGATCATCGGTCTGGTGGTAGTAGTGGGGGTGGTGACATATAATGGGTCGGCCGAGGCCCGTGCTGCCTATGGGTGGAGCTTTCTGTGGGGCACTGACTGGAACCCGATTGAAACCGATCTCTATCCGGTCAGCTTCGGAGCCTGGCCGGCCATTCGCGGCACCCTGATCTCTTCGCTGATCGCCCTGATCCTGGCGGCGCCTACTGGGGTAGCCATTGGCATCTTTCTCTCTGAATTGTGCCCCTTGCGCCTGCGCCAGCCGCTGGGCTTCATGGTTGAACTGCTGGCGGCCATTCCCTCGGTCATTTACGGCCTCTGGGGCGTGGCGGTGTTTGCAAACTGGTTCAACGACTGGGTGGCCAACCCCATTGCCAACACCGCAGGACAGTTTGTGCCCTGGCTGGCCGGCCCGATCGCAGTGAGCCGGGGGTTAGCGATCACTGGCACCGTCCTGGCGATCATGATCCTGCCCACCGTATCGGCGATCACCCGCGATGTGCTACAGGCGGTGCCAAATCACCAGCGCGAAGCCATGTTCTCCCTCGGCGCGACCCGCTGGGAAGTGATCTGGGGTGCGGTGGTGCCCTACGCCCGCGCCGGGATCGTCGGAGGGATCATGCTTGGACTGGGGCGCGCCCTGGGAGAGACCATGGCGGCTACAATGCTCGTCGGCAACAGCACGCGCATTGAACCATCTATCTTTATGCCGGCCACCACTGCGGCGGCTCTGATCGCCAGCGAACTGCCCAACTCTGTGAGCCTGATCCACGAGAGTTCGCTTATCGCTCTGGCCCTGGCGCTCTTCGGCATTACGCTGCTGCTGAACGCGATTGCGCGTTATCTGGTGTGGCAGACGGCGCGGGGACCGGCGGGAGAAAAAGCATGA
- a CDS encoding GAF domain-containing protein, with the protein MQFLARSSLQRKLILAFAAVLLIPTLILSIYHLVEMRLLLMERASLEYRQRAAMHAGFAKALIASAAADLLAVAGSPSLLDDPFPTDLSIFLQQRDNPYQALCVFPLSASERRCLRSPFPGNRIAWIPVVEVAPAGVVHAAREALAGEGRSGAQSVTTALIDGPAPGAPVLSLLTLVQRQEGEPLAVTLELPAQALFDLLVETEHGVCTTIVDAAGTSLYRSVACRPDAPGALSVSAPRPRDGLRILGNADGVLVVSQERPQTLQVIMPVQPPGQTGLEWTVIYALPLSAITGRIWRSEAMIAVITLGALLIALMAAMRLACDIVRPVRALAAAAERVGNGDLQATIPVTGDDEVGALGRTLDRTVARLRDAIAATESRRQEAETLRAAMQALSSTLDLKQVLDLILSELRKVVPYDSASVQVVRDGYAEIIGAYGLRRGEEVIGFRFDLAPGLTPNAEVAASRAPVILDDAPARYPHFNSEPYNADPIHSWLGVPLIFGERLTGMLTLDKFQPGFFTREHARLAAAFATQAAIALENARLYEEARRELAERQRVEAEQRQSQKMEALGRLAGGIAHDFNNVLTVILGEVGLLLDDLPSDDPRRHGLEQILQSGGRAAALIRQLLAFSRRQVLQPELLNLNEVITGMEQMLRRLIGEDIMLTILLSHDLPPVLADRGQIEQVVMNLVINARDAMPQGGQLVIQTASYYADVLTAPHAAGTRLDRYALLTVTDTGTGIDPAVQPHIFEPFFTTKPRDKGTGLGLAMVHGIVQQSGGFIRFSSRVNHGTTFEIYLPAATEAAPDTPASAPRPDTLRVAGATVLLVEDDAAVRQLASQILRRAGFTVLEAGNGHRALQLADQHAASIDLLLTDIVMPEGLNGVQLADAIRARRPNIAVVYMSGYTDDARIEAAHGERFIQKPFTPEVLIGALNEVLGAHAPLANRANGRAVG; encoded by the coding sequence ATGCAATTTCTGGCCCGCTCCTCGCTTCAGCGCAAGCTAATCTTGGCCTTCGCCGCAGTACTGCTGATTCCTACACTGATCCTCTCGATCTATCATCTGGTGGAGATGCGCTTGCTGCTGATGGAACGGGCCAGCCTGGAGTACCGGCAGCGCGCCGCGATGCACGCCGGCTTTGCTAAGGCGCTGATAGCAAGCGCAGCGGCGGATCTGCTGGCAGTGGCCGGATCGCCTTCCTTGCTCGATGATCCGTTCCCGACGGATCTTTCCATTTTTCTGCAGCAAAGGGACAATCCCTATCAGGCCCTGTGCGTCTTCCCTCTCAGTGCCAGCGAACGACGCTGTCTGCGCTCCCCTTTCCCGGGCAACAGGATCGCGTGGATACCGGTGGTTGAGGTGGCGCCGGCAGGGGTGGTTCACGCCGCGCGCGAGGCGCTGGCGGGCGAAGGGCGTTCCGGCGCCCAGTCCGTTACCACGGCGCTGATTGACGGCCCGGCCCCTGGCGCGCCCGTGCTGTCTCTGCTTACCCTGGTGCAGCGCCAGGAAGGCGAGCCGCTTGCCGTGACGCTCGAACTGCCGGCCCAGGCGCTCTTCGACCTGCTGGTTGAGACGGAGCATGGCGTGTGCACCACGATTGTTGATGCGGCGGGAACCTCGCTCTATCGCTCCGTCGCCTGCCGGCCAGATGCTCCCGGAGCACTGTCCGTGTCGGCGCCCCGCCCTCGTGATGGTCTGCGCATCCTCGGCAATGCGGACGGCGTGTTGGTTGTCTCTCAGGAACGTCCGCAGACGTTGCAGGTCATTATGCCGGTTCAGCCTCCCGGCCAGACCGGATTGGAGTGGACGGTGATCTACGCCCTTCCCCTCAGCGCGATCACCGGCCGGATCTGGCGCAGCGAGGCGATGATTGCCGTTATCACCCTGGGCGCCCTGCTGATCGCCCTGATGGCGGCCATGCGTCTGGCATGCGACATTGTGCGCCCTGTGCGCGCCCTGGCCGCCGCGGCCGAGCGTGTGGGCAACGGGGATCTGCAAGCCACCATTCCCGTTACCGGCGATGACGAAGTTGGCGCTCTGGGCCGGACACTGGATCGCACGGTGGCCCGCCTGCGCGACGCCATCGCCGCCACCGAGAGCCGCCGCCAGGAGGCCGAGACGCTCCGCGCGGCCATGCAGGCGCTCAGCTCCACCCTCGATCTGAAGCAGGTGCTCGACCTGATCTTAAGCGAGTTGCGTAAGGTGGTGCCCTACGACAGCGCCTCGGTGCAGGTGGTCCGCGACGGGTATGCCGAGATCATCGGCGCCTACGGCCTGCGGCGTGGTGAAGAGGTGATCGGCTTCCGCTTCGACCTCGCCCCCGGTCTGACACCCAATGCCGAAGTCGCCGCCAGCCGCGCGCCGGTGATCCTTGACGATGCTCCCGCGCGCTATCCCCATTTCAACAGCGAGCCATACAATGCCGACCCGATCCACTCCTGGCTCGGCGTGCCGCTCATCTTCGGCGAGCGCCTGACCGGCATGCTGACCCTCGACAAGTTCCAGCCGGGGTTCTTTACCCGCGAACACGCTCGTCTGGCCGCGGCCTTCGCCACCCAGGCCGCGATTGCCCTGGAGAATGCCCGCCTGTACGAAGAGGCGCGGCGCGAGCTGGCTGAACGCCAGCGCGTCGAGGCCGAGCAGCGGCAGTCGCAAAAGATGGAGGCTCTGGGTCGCCTCGCCGGCGGCATCGCCCACGATTTTAACAATGTGCTCACCGTCATCCTGGGCGAAGTGGGCCTGCTGCTCGATGATCTGCCCTCCGATGATCCCCGCCGGCACGGGCTGGAACAGATCCTCCAATCAGGTGGTCGCGCCGCGGCCCTCATCCGCCAGTTGCTGGCCTTCAGCCGGCGTCAGGTGCTGCAACCCGAGTTGCTGAACCTGAACGAGGTGATTACGGGCATGGAGCAGATGCTCCGCCGCCTGATCGGCGAAGATATTATGCTCACGATCCTGCTCTCCCACGATCTGCCTCCGGTGCTGGCCGACCGGGGGCAGATCGAGCAGGTGGTGATGAACCTGGTGATCAATGCGCGCGATGCCATGCCTCAGGGTGGCCAACTGGTGATCCAGACCGCCTCATACTACGCGGATGTTCTGACCGCGCCGCATGCCGCCGGCACGCGGCTGGACCGCTATGCCCTGCTGACGGTCACCGATACAGGCACGGGGATCGATCCCGCGGTGCAACCCCACATTTTTGAACCGTTCTTTACCACCAAGCCGCGCGACAAAGGCACAGGTCTGGGTCTGGCCATGGTCCACGGCATCGTTCAGCAGAGCGGCGGCTTCATCCGCTTCAGTAGCCGGGTCAACCACGGCACCACGTTTGAGATCTACCTGCCCGCGGCGACTGAGGCGGCGCCGGACACGCCGGCGTCCGCGCCTCGACCCGACACCCTGCGGGTCGCTGGCGCTACCGTCTTGCTGGTGGAAGACGATGCCGCCGTGCGACAGCTCGCCAGCCAGATCCTGCGCCGCGCCGGGTTCACCGTGCTGGAGGCTGGCAATGGCCATCGCGCTCTGCAACTTGCCGATCAGCACGCCGCTTCAATTGACCTGCTGCTGACCGACATTGTTATGCCGGAGGGTCTCAACGGCGTACAACTGGCCGACGCCATTCGCGCCCGGCGCCCGAATATCGCGGTCGTCTATATGTCTGGCTATACCGACGATGCGCGGATCGAAGCCGCCCACGGCGAGCGGTTCATCCAGAAGCCATTTACCCCTGAAGTCCTCATAGGCGCCCTCAACGAGGTCCTCGGCGCACATGCGCCGCTGGCGAACCGGGCCAACGGCCGCGCCGTCGGTTGA
- a CDS encoding phosphate ABC transporter ATP-binding protein, whose amino-acid sequence MAIATQPAPATQTAHSMTVRGLKPFYGKRLAVQALDLDVRPNQILALIGPSGCGKSTVLRCLNRMHELIPYARAEGVVKLDDIDIYAPGVDPALVRRKIGMVFQMPIALRTRNIYENVAVGLRLGGINNKSELDDRVERALVLANLWDEVKDKLHLSGMALSGGQQQRLSIARTIAVEPDVILFDEPCSALDPISTLKIEELLLSLRLRFTIVIVTHNMQQAARISDRTAVFMVEKTDDVPIGVLIEEGPTEQIFSTPKDPRTEDYISGRVG is encoded by the coding sequence ATGGCCATTGCAACCCAACCCGCCCCGGCCACGCAGACTGCCCACAGCATGACCGTGCGCGGCCTCAAGCCCTTCTACGGCAAACGTCTCGCCGTGCAGGCGCTGGATCTGGACGTGCGGCCAAACCAGATTCTGGCGCTGATCGGCCCGTCGGGCTGCGGCAAGAGCACGGTGCTGCGCTGCCTGAACCGGATGCACGAACTTATACCCTACGCCCGCGCCGAGGGCGTGGTCAAGCTCGATGACATTGACATCTATGCGCCGGGGGTTGATCCTGCGCTGGTGCGACGCAAAATCGGCATGGTCTTCCAGATGCCGATCGCCCTGCGCACGCGCAACATCTACGAGAACGTGGCCGTGGGCCTGCGCCTCGGCGGGATCAACAACAAGTCCGAGCTCGACGACCGTGTAGAAAGGGCCCTCGTCCTCGCCAATCTTTGGGACGAGGTGAAAGACAAGCTGCACCTCTCAGGCATGGCCCTCTCCGGCGGCCAGCAGCAACGCCTGAGCATCGCCCGCACCATTGCCGTCGAACCTGATGTCATTCTCTTCGATGAACCCTGCTCGGCGCTTGACCCGATTTCGACCCTCAAAATCGAGGAACTGCTGCTTAGCCTGCGGCTGCGCTTTACGATAGTCATCGTCACCCACAATATGCAGCAGGCGGCGCGTATCTCGGATCGCACCGCCGTGTTTATGGTGGAAAAGACTGATGATGTTCCCATCGGAGTTCTGATCGAAGAAGGACCCACTGAGCAGATCTTTTCCACTCCCAAGGATCCGCGCACCGAGGATTACATCAGTGGAAGAGTGGGCTGA
- the gatA gene encoding Asp-tRNA(Asn)/Glu-tRNA(Gln) amidotransferase subunit GatA yields MTDLHTLTVAEAEAAFAAGMLSSYELTEALLARIQAVEPQVRAFLTLTGEQALAEARAADATRRRDSGPLHGMPLAIKDVICTRGVRTTCGSAILETFVPPYDATVITRLKAAGAISLGKLNCDEFAMGSSTETSAFHITRNPWDLERVPGGSSGGSAAAVAALMVPASLGTDTGGSIRQPAALCGVSGLKPTYGRVSRFGLVAYGSSLDQIGPFARTVEDLALVLQVIAGHDPRDGTSAPVPVADYRAALSGEVRGLRIGVPGEYFVEGMEPGVEQATREAIAVLRAQGAEVVEISLPHTRYALPAYYIIAPAEASANLARFDGVRYGPRERGESMWDEIELTRGRRFGPEVRRRIMLGTYALSAGYYDAYYKRAQQVRTLIKRDFDEAFARVDVIAAPTSPTVAFRVGEKLDDPIAMYLSDVCTLPINLAGVPSLVVPCGFSQGLPVGLQLIGRPFDEATLLRVGDAYQRLTDWHTRYPPL; encoded by the coding sequence ATGACCGACCTGCATACCCTGACCGTCGCGGAGGCGGAGGCCGCCTTCGCGGCCGGGATGCTCAGTTCCTACGAACTCACCGAGGCCCTGCTGGCGCGCATCCAGGCTGTCGAGCCACAGGTGCGGGCCTTTCTTACGCTCACCGGCGAACAGGCCCTGGCTGAAGCCCGCGCCGCCGATGCTACCCGCCGCCGCGACTCCGGCCCGCTCCACGGCATGCCCCTGGCCATCAAGGACGTGATCTGCACCCGCGGCGTGCGCACCACCTGCGGCTCGGCCATTCTGGAAACGTTCGTGCCGCCCTACGATGCCACAGTGATCACCCGCCTCAAAGCCGCCGGGGCGATCAGCCTGGGCAAACTCAACTGCGACGAGTTTGCCATGGGGTCGAGCACCGAGACCAGCGCCTTTCACATCACGCGCAATCCGTGGGACCTGGAGCGCGTGCCGGGCGGCAGCAGCGGCGGCAGCGCGGCGGCCGTGGCGGCGCTGATGGTCCCGGCCAGCCTGGGCACGGATACCGGCGGTTCGATCCGCCAGCCGGCGGCCCTGTGCGGCGTCAGCGGCCTCAAGCCTACCTACGGGCGCGTGAGCCGCTTCGGCCTGGTAGCCTACGGTTCATCGCTCGACCAGATCGGCCCCTTCGCGCGCACAGTTGAGGATCTGGCGCTGGTGTTGCAGGTGATCGCCGGGCACGACCCGCGCGATGGCACCAGCGCCCCCGTGCCGGTCGCCGACTACCGCGCGGCGTTGAGCGGCGAAGTGCGCGGGCTGCGCATTGGCGTGCCCGGCGAGTACTTCGTGGAGGGCATGGAGCCGGGGGTCGAGCAGGCCACTCGCGAGGCCATCGCTGTGCTGCGCGCGCAGGGCGCCGAGGTGGTGGAGATCTCGCTGCCCCACACCCGCTACGCTCTGCCAGCCTACTACATCATCGCTCCGGCTGAGGCCAGCGCCAACCTGGCGCGCTTCGACGGGGTGCGCTATGGCCCGCGCGAGCGGGGTGAGAGCATGTGGGACGAGATCGAGTTGACGCGGGGTCGCCGCTTCGGCCCCGAGGTGCGCCGGCGCATTATGCTGGGCACCTACGCCCTTTCGGCGGGCTACTACGATGCCTACTACAAGCGCGCCCAGCAGGTGCGCACGCTCATCAAGCGCGATTTTGACGAAGCCTTTGCCCGCGTTGACGTGATTGCCGCCCCCACCTCCCCCACTGTCGCCTTCAGGGTGGGTGAGAAGCTCGATGACCCGATCGCCATGTACCTGAGCGACGTGTGCACCCTGCCGATCAACCTGGCCGGCGTGCCGAGCCTGGTAGTCCCGTGCGGCTTCAGTCAGGGGCTGCCTGTCGGGTTGCAGTTGATCGGCCGCCCCTTTGACGAAGCCACCCTCTTACGGGTAGGCGACGCCTACCAGCGCCTGACCGACTGGCACACACGCTACCCGCCGCTGTGA